A stretch of the TM7 phylum sp. oral taxon 349 genome encodes the following:
- a CDS encoding AAA family ATPase: protein MMSTLLFESTTKQQLDALAADLPQSTLLTGADGAGLLTAAKYVAGANIAAIIQPTDKDGTVAPAGLIKLDAIHQLRQQARGRAAVRTIFIIDDADRMNHRAQNAFLKLLEEPTSHVHFILTSHKPHLLLATILSRVERFSIRPISLHQTRQLLKLLGVNDPRTEQQLLFLASRKPAALTRLARDPVNLEKIGDIMRDAQQFIRESNYQRAAIAMRYTDRRAAQQLLSYCLAIITHTLHRNPSRSLIYKSEYIADAYERIAVNGNVRLQLVALVLSMV, encoded by the coding sequence ATGATGTCGACCTTGCTATTTGAAAGCACAACGAAACAGCAGCTTGACGCGCTCGCCGCTGACTTGCCGCAATCAACATTGCTAACTGGCGCTGACGGCGCTGGATTGCTCACTGCTGCAAAGTATGTCGCTGGTGCAAATATTGCCGCAATAATTCAACCGACCGATAAAGATGGCACCGTTGCTCCTGCGGGCTTGATTAAGCTTGATGCGATTCACCAGCTACGCCAGCAGGCGAGGGGACGAGCTGCTGTGCGAACGATTTTTATCATTGATGATGCCGACCGTATGAATCACCGGGCGCAGAATGCATTTTTGAAATTGCTTGAAGAACCAACGTCGCACGTTCACTTTATTCTAACGTCGCACAAACCGCATTTGCTGCTCGCTACGATTTTGTCGCGCGTAGAACGTTTTAGTATTAGACCAATTTCGTTACATCAAACACGCCAACTGCTTAAGCTGCTTGGCGTCAATGACCCGCGTACAGAGCAACAGCTTTTGTTTTTAGCATCTAGAAAGCCCGCTGCGCTTACACGGCTCGCACGCGACCCAGTGAATCTAGAGAAAATTGGTGATATCATGCGCGATGCGCAGCAGTTCATTCGCGAATCAAACTATCAACGTGCTGCGATTGCTATGCGTTACACTGATCGACGGGCGGCACAGCAACTATTATCGTACTGTCTCGCAATCATTACGCATACGTTGCACCGTAATCCGTCGCGCAGTCTTATTTATAAAAGCGAGTATATCGCCGACGCATACGAACGAATCGCTGTCAACGGGAATGTACGCTTGCAGCTTGTTGCTCTGGTTCTGTCAATGGTATAA
- a CDS encoding tetratricopeptide repeat protein: protein MFGLLFVVAVGIFTLWYTQSPSEATRDLPQKLSAKLDKLWEIAQESLKSQRYLRAEKALLTILRIDERNATAYNRLGILYAKQQAYSDAIECFEIAQSLEPSASSLHNVGLIYYETENYEKAALAFEQALTMEETVASRHIAYAKVQEKLDHPKRMFEHLERAIELEPSVQSYNILADAYERNGEQEKADALRKRINHVINSKNPPAARIKQPRRVTM from the coding sequence ATGTTTGGATTATTGTTTGTCGTTGCGGTTGGGATTTTTACTCTGTGGTATACGCAGTCGCCAAGTGAAGCGACACGGGATTTACCGCAAAAACTGTCGGCGAAACTTGATAAATTATGGGAAATTGCTCAGGAATCGTTAAAGTCTCAGCGATACTTGCGTGCTGAAAAAGCCCTGTTGACCATTCTACGTATTGATGAACGCAATGCAACCGCCTATAATCGGCTCGGTATTTTATACGCCAAGCAGCAAGCGTACAGCGATGCGATCGAATGTTTTGAGATTGCACAGAGCTTAGAGCCGAGCGCGTCAAGCCTGCACAACGTTGGTCTGATTTATTATGAAACTGAAAATTACGAAAAAGCAGCACTGGCGTTTGAACAGGCGCTCACAATGGAAGAAACGGTTGCTTCGCGCCATATTGCGTACGCAAAAGTGCAGGAAAAGCTTGACCATCCAAAGCGAATGTTTGAGCACCTAGAGCGTGCGATTGAGCTAGAGCCGAGTGTGCAAAGCTACAATATTTTAGCAGACGCCTACGAGCGTAATGGCGAACAGGAAAAAGCCGATGCATTACGCAAGAGAATCAATCACGTGATCAATAGCAAGAATCCGCCTGCCGCGCGCATCAAGCAGCCTCGTCG